The Vibrio navarrensis genome has a segment encoding these proteins:
- the ccoG gene encoding cytochrome c oxidase accessory protein CcoG yields the protein MSQDKIDIKDVTPKTFNPKTHKGNGDRFNPSNRIYVRESKGTYQKLRRYGGWFLLVLFAMVPWISYGDRQAILLDFSHQQFNFFGTTLYPQDLTLLALLFMIAAFGLFFITTFLGRVWCGYLCPQTVWTFMYIWFEEKLEGSANKRRKQDAGKLTTDLVLRKTIKHIAWFAIALATGFTFVGYFVPIRDLVVDFFTLNASFGPVFWVMFFAICTYGNAGWMRSIMCIHMCPYARFQSAMFDKDTFIVGYNTKRGEQRGPRSRKADPKQLGLGDCIDCDLCVQVCPTGIDIRDGLQYECINCGACIDACDTTMERMGYEKGLISYTTEHRLSGKHTKVMRPKLIGYGLVLLVMIGLFFAQVASVDPAGLSVIRDRSQLFKVNSSGEVENTYTLKVINKTQQTQEYQLDVKGLSDVSWYGKQTIHVSPGEVLNLPLSLGVNPDKLSSSITTIQFILTDKSNDFSIEVESRFIKKL from the coding sequence ATGAGTCAGGATAAAATCGATATCAAAGATGTGACTCCCAAAACGTTTAACCCGAAAACCCACAAAGGAAATGGCGATAGATTTAACCCCAGCAACCGGATTTACGTTCGTGAAAGCAAAGGCACTTACCAGAAGCTGCGCCGATATGGTGGTTGGTTTTTGCTTGTCTTGTTTGCGATGGTACCGTGGATCTCGTATGGCGATCGCCAAGCCATCTTACTCGACTTTAGCCACCAGCAATTTAACTTCTTTGGCACCACACTCTACCCACAAGATCTGACCTTGCTGGCGCTGCTGTTTATGATCGCTGCATTTGGCCTGTTCTTTATCACCACCTTTCTTGGCCGGGTGTGGTGTGGTTATCTCTGCCCGCAGACCGTTTGGACGTTTATGTACATCTGGTTTGAAGAAAAACTCGAAGGCAGCGCCAACAAGCGTCGCAAACAAGATGCCGGCAAGCTAACCACCGATTTGGTGCTGCGCAAAACCATCAAACACATAGCCTGGTTTGCTATCGCTCTGGCGACCGGATTTACCTTTGTCGGCTATTTTGTGCCAATCCGTGATTTGGTGGTGGACTTCTTTACCCTCAACGCCAGCTTCGGCCCGGTGTTCTGGGTGATGTTCTTTGCTATCTGTACCTATGGTAATGCAGGTTGGATGCGTTCGATCATGTGTATTCACATGTGCCCGTACGCCCGCTTCCAATCAGCGATGTTTGACAAAGATACCTTCATCGTCGGTTATAACACCAAGCGCGGTGAGCAACGCGGACCTCGTTCGCGCAAAGCCGATCCCAAACAGCTGGGCTTGGGTGATTGTATCGACTGTGACTTGTGTGTGCAGGTCTGCCCAACCGGGATTGATATCCGTGACGGTTTACAATACGAATGCATCAACTGCGGCGCCTGTATCGACGCTTGTGATACTACCATGGAGCGAATGGGCTACGAAAAAGGGCTGATCAGCTACACCACCGAACATCGTCTTTCTGGCAAACACACCAAAGTGATGCGCCCGAAACTGATTGGTTATGGTCTGGTGCTGTTAGTCATGATCGGGCTGTTCTTCGCCCAAGTGGCCTCGGTGGATCCAGCCGGGTTGAGTGTGATTCGTGACCGCAGTCAGCTGTTTAAAGTCAATAGCTCCGGCGAAGTGGAAAACACGTACACGCTGAAAGTGATCAACAAGACGCAGCAAACTCAAGAATATCAACTGGATGTGAAAGGCTTGTCGGATGTGAGCTGGTATGGCAAACAAACCATTCACGTCAGCCCCGGTGAGGTTTTGAATCTGCCGTTAAGTTTAGGGGTTAATCCCGACAAGCTGAGCTCTTCAATTACGACAATTCAGTTTATACTGACCGATAAGAGCAACGACTTCAGCATTGAAGTAGAAAGCCGTTTCATCAAGAAACTGTAA
- a CDS encoding serine/threonine protein kinase, producing the protein MSQSEFNFAAVTPDFMWYALESIGVRAESGFLPLNSYENRVYQFSDEDRKRYVVKFYRPERWSAEQIEEEHQFTLELLDNDIPVAPPLVINGRTLHHYQGHLFALFTSVGGRQFEVDNLDQLEGVGRFLGRMHKVGGQQRFAHRPTIGLQEYLHQPRATLEQSKMIPHHLQNSFFSDLDRLISAIEHHWPAHNDIIRLHGDCHPGNILWRDGPMFVDLDDARNGPAVQDLWMLLSGERHEKTMQLDILLEGYQEFCDFNHAQLKLIEPLRGLRMVHYMAWLAKRWQDPAFPLAFPWFNEPKYWEGQVLAFKEQIAALEEPPLSLMPQW; encoded by the coding sequence ATGTCGCAAAGTGAGTTTAATTTTGCCGCGGTAACCCCTGACTTTATGTGGTACGCCTTAGAAAGTATTGGTGTGCGCGCTGAATCCGGATTTCTGCCGTTAAACAGTTACGAAAACCGCGTGTATCAGTTCAGCGATGAAGACCGAAAACGCTACGTGGTGAAATTCTATCGTCCAGAGCGCTGGAGCGCCGAACAGATCGAAGAGGAGCACCAGTTCACTTTAGAGCTACTCGACAACGACATTCCGGTCGCCCCGCCTTTGGTGATCAATGGCCGCACTTTGCATCACTATCAAGGACACTTATTTGCCCTGTTTACCAGCGTGGGTGGGCGGCAATTTGAAGTGGACAACCTCGATCAGCTCGAAGGCGTCGGCCGTTTTCTGGGTCGGATGCACAAAGTGGGCGGCCAACAACGTTTTGCCCATCGTCCAACCATCGGCCTGCAAGAGTACCTGCACCAGCCGCGTGCCACTCTTGAGCAATCAAAGATGATCCCACATCATCTGCAAAATAGTTTTTTCAGCGACCTTGATCGACTGATCAGTGCCATCGAGCATCACTGGCCAGCTCATAACGACATTATCCGCTTGCACGGCGATTGCCATCCGGGGAATATTCTCTGGCGCGACGGACCAATGTTCGTTGATTTAGACGATGCGCGAAATGGCCCAGCGGTACAAGATTTATGGATGTTACTCAGTGGCGAGCGTCACGAAAAAACCATGCAACTGGATATTTTGCTGGAAGGCTACCAAGAGTTTTGCGATTTTAATCACGCTCAGTTGAAACTTATCGAGCCTTTACGTGGTCTACGAATGGTGCATTATATGGCCTGGTTGGCAAAACGATGGCAGGATCCGGCGTTTCCCCTCGCCTTTCCTTGGTTCAATGAGCCAAAATACTGGGAAGGTCAGGTTCTGGCGTTTAAAGAACAAATCGCCGCTTTAGAAGAGCCCCCTCTTTCATTGATGCCGCAATGGTAA
- a CDS encoding thiol:disulfide interchange protein DsbA/DsbL, with protein MKKLFAFFSLLMLSLTANAANFKQGEHYKVLDLEASKKPSVTEFFSFYCPHCNSFEPIIQQLKNQLPEGVKLQKNHVSFMGGSMGFSMSKAYATMIALKVEDKMVPVMFNRIHNLRKAPKDDAELRQIFLDEGIEGVDEKTFDAAFNGFAVDSMVRRFDKQFQDSGLSGVPAVLVNNKYLVQAQGIKSVDEYIELVNFLLKK; from the coding sequence ATGAAGAAGTTGTTCGCATTTTTTTCACTGCTCATGCTCAGCCTGACAGCCAACGCTGCCAATTTTAAACAAGGTGAGCACTACAAAGTGCTGGATCTCGAAGCCTCGAAGAAACCCAGTGTCACCGAGTTCTTTTCTTTCTACTGCCCACACTGCAATAGCTTTGAGCCGATCATCCAGCAACTGAAAAATCAGTTGCCTGAAGGGGTAAAATTGCAGAAAAATCACGTCTCTTTTATGGGCGGATCGATGGGGTTCTCGATGAGCAAAGCCTACGCCACCATGATTGCGCTAAAAGTCGAAGATAAAATGGTTCCAGTGATGTTTAACCGCATTCACAACCTGCGCAAAGCGCCAAAAGATGACGCCGAGCTGCGCCAAATTTTCCTTGATGAAGGTATTGAAGGTGTTGATGAGAAGACATTTGATGCGGCCTTCAATGGCTTTGCCGTGGATTCTATGGTGCGTCGCTTTGACAAACAGTTCCAGGATAGCGGCTTATCTGGCGTGCCTGCGGTACTGGTGAACAACAAGTACCTCGTTCAGGCGCAAGGCATCAAGAGCGTTGATGAGTACATTGAACTGGTCAACTTCCTGCTGAAGAAATAA
- a CDS encoding acyltransferase — protein MLAYLLLLINVFLVILNSAVCSIAICLIALIKMVLPTIRLKSHATAAANRMMWLWATVNTQLLSLSNRVEWDIQGGEGLKKDGWYLLISNHLSWTDIVVLCSVFKDRIPMPKFFLKQQLLYVPFIGMACWALDMPFMRRYSREYLLRHPHKRGQDLQTTRRSCAKFQHSPTTVVNYVEGTRFTEQKKRSSKAGYDYLLQPKSGGIAYTLAAMGEQFDHIIDVTLAYPHNTDKPFRDLLLGRMRKIVVRIRVLPVSEQVMGDYFNDKPYKRQFQQWLGDLWQEKDAVLKEIHRG, from the coding sequence ATGTTGGCATATTTGTTACTTTTGATTAACGTTTTTCTGGTTATTCTCAACTCGGCAGTGTGTTCGATCGCAATCTGCCTGATTGCCCTCATCAAAATGGTGTTGCCGACCATCCGTTTAAAATCTCATGCCACGGCGGCCGCCAATCGTATGATGTGGTTATGGGCAACGGTCAATACCCAGCTTTTGTCTCTGTCCAACCGGGTCGAGTGGGATATTCAGGGTGGAGAAGGGTTAAAGAAGGATGGCTGGTACCTACTGATCAGTAATCATCTCAGTTGGACCGACATTGTGGTGCTGTGCAGCGTGTTCAAAGATCGTATTCCAATGCCGAAGTTTTTTCTCAAACAGCAACTGCTGTACGTGCCTTTTATCGGTATGGCTTGTTGGGCTTTGGATATGCCGTTTATGCGTCGTTATTCACGTGAGTATTTGCTCCGCCATCCACACAAGCGCGGGCAAGATTTACAAACCACACGCCGCTCTTGCGCCAAGTTTCAACATTCGCCAACGACCGTGGTTAACTATGTCGAAGGAACGCGTTTTACTGAACAGAAAAAGCGCAGCAGTAAAGCGGGTTACGACTATTTGCTGCAACCGAAATCGGGTGGTATTGCTTATACTTTAGCGGCGATGGGCGAGCAGTTTGATCATATCATCGATGTCACGCTGGCTTATCCGCATAACACCGACAAACCTTTTCGCGATCTGCTGCTTGGGCGAATGCGCAAAATCGTGGTGCGTATCCGTGTCTTACCGGTGAGTGAGCAGGTGATGGGCGACTATTTCAACGATAAACCCTACAAGCGTCAGTTTCAGCAGTGGCTCGGCGATCTTTGGCAGGAAAAAGATGCTGTGCTCAAAGAGATTCACCGAGGTTAA
- a CDS encoding DUF2860 domain-containing protein, with amino-acid sequence MRKLILATLIGVATQSAQAGLADSQGYSGELSLITGYSASESNFNTEAEASISDYRAPSSSESQALIGILGNFAYTFGQGLEHQVYLGTTRADVAVGTLALQLGYKHQLPSGIVLDVSLLPTVMSGETWQDPYALNTQRQTTDEDGIVYRFKLENLADGNLSADFAYASKEIEKDTVSDTSLRRDGKSYYVKVDYRYMLRPTSFLLPAFTYIQHDADGKAASYDSYAADLSWFNIMDRHRLALTAGYSLQDYQASSQVFAKTREDQQLSLFLAYEYQNLFMQPQWSFITLAGYNQTSSNIAFYDAQDVLLSVGINYRF; translated from the coding sequence ATGCGAAAACTCATTTTGGCAACCCTCATCGGCGTTGCCACTCAGTCAGCACAGGCAGGACTAGCGGATAGCCAAGGCTACAGCGGGGAGTTGTCACTCATCACCGGTTACAGCGCCAGTGAATCCAACTTCAATACCGAAGCAGAGGCCAGCATCAGCGATTATCGCGCACCGTCTTCAAGCGAAAGCCAAGCGCTGATTGGTATTCTGGGCAACTTCGCCTACACCTTCGGTCAAGGGTTGGAACATCAAGTGTATCTGGGCACCACTCGCGCAGATGTTGCGGTCGGCACACTGGCGCTACAACTGGGTTACAAGCACCAATTGCCGTCGGGTATCGTGCTTGATGTTTCACTACTGCCAACCGTGATGTCAGGTGAAACGTGGCAAGATCCTTATGCGCTTAATACTCAGCGCCAAACCACCGATGAAGATGGCATAGTGTATCGCTTTAAATTGGAAAATCTCGCCGACGGTAACCTTAGCGCCGATTTTGCTTATGCAAGCAAAGAGATAGAGAAGGACACCGTGAGCGATACCAGTTTACGCAGAGATGGCAAGAGCTATTACGTCAAGGTGGATTACCGGTATATGCTGCGCCCAACCAGTTTCTTACTGCCTGCGTTCACCTACATCCAGCACGATGCGGATGGCAAAGCCGCCTCTTATGACTCCTACGCCGCCGATCTAAGTTGGTTTAACATCATGGATCGTCACCGCTTAGCTTTAACCGCAGGTTATAGCTTGCAAGATTACCAAGCCAGCAGCCAGGTCTTTGCTAAAACGCGCGAAGATCAGCAATTGAGCCTGTTTTTGGCCTATGAATATCAGAACCTGTTCATGCAGCCTCAATGGTCGTTCATCACGCTCGCTGGCTACAACCAGACTAGTTCGAACATCGCCTTTTACGATGCGCAAGATGTGCTACTTTCTGTCGGGATCAACTACCGTTTTTAA